A region of Buchnera aphidicola (Nurudea yanoniella) DNA encodes the following proteins:
- the trpB gene encoding tryptophan synthase subunit beta: MTLLSSYFGDFGGMYVPQILMPALYELEKEFVICLKSHKFKKELYNLLKNYAGRPTPLTLCRNLTKGTNTRIYLKREDLLHGGAHKTNQVLGQALLAKNMKKKEIIAETGAGQHGVATALSCALLNLKCRIYMGIKDIKRQKQNVFRMKLMGAQVIPVHSGTGTLKDACNEALRDWSENYTCAHYMLGTAAGPHPYPTIVKEFQSIIGKEAKEQILDREKCLPNAIIACIGGGSNAIGIFSSFIENNSVALIGVEPGGKGINTEKHGAPLTCGNTGIFFGMKTKIMQTKEGQIKKSWSISAGLDFPAVGPEHAWLNSIKRATYVSVTDEEAVHAFQRLSQSEGIIPALESSHALAYAITLMNNNPNKHQIFIVNISGRGDKDMDTVKKFLKNRVNIYDRSL; encoded by the coding sequence ATGACTTTATTAAGTTCATATTTTGGTGATTTTGGTGGAATGTACGTTCCACAAATTTTAATGCCTGCTTTATATGAGTTAGAAAAAGAATTTGTTATTTGTTTAAAAAGTCATAAATTTAAGAAAGAGTTATATAATCTTTTAAAAAATTATGCAGGAAGACCTACACCATTAACATTATGTAGAAATTTAACAAAAGGAACGAATACACGTATTTATCTTAAACGTGAAGATTTATTACATGGTGGAGCACATAAAACAAATCAAGTATTAGGACAAGCTTTATTAGCAAAAAATATGAAAAAAAAAGAAATTATTGCAGAAACAGGAGCTGGTCAACATGGAGTTGCCACTGCCCTATCTTGCGCTTTATTAAATTTAAAATGCCGTATTTATATGGGAATAAAAGATATAAAGCGACAGAAACAAAATGTTTTTCGCATGAAATTAATGGGTGCACAAGTAATTCCAGTACACTCAGGGACGGGAACTTTAAAAGATGCATGTAACGAAGCTTTACGTGATTGGTCTGAAAATTATACTTGTGCTCATTATATGTTAGGTACTGCTGCTGGTCCTCATCCATATCCTACTATTGTTAAAGAATTTCAAAGTATTATTGGAAAAGAAGCAAAAGAACAAATTCTTGACCGGGAAAAATGTTTACCTAATGCTATTATTGCATGTATTGGAGGTGGATCAAACGCTATTGGGATATTTTCTTCTTTTATTGAAAATAACTCAGTTGCTCTTATTGGAGTAGAACCTGGAGGTAAGGGAATTAATACTGAAAAACATGGAGCTCCTTTAACATGCGGAAATACAGGAATTTTTTTTGGAATGAAAACAAAAATCATGCAAACAAAAGAAGGGCAGATTAAAAAATCATGGTCTATTTCTGCAGGATTAGATTTTCCAGCAGTAGGACCAGAACATGCATGGTTAAATAGTATTAAACGCGCTACATATGTGTCAGTTACTGATGAAGAAGCAGTACATGCATTTCAACGTTTGAGTCAATCAGAAGGAATAATTCCGGCGTTAGAATCTTCTCATGCATTAGCTTATGCCATTACATTGATGAACAATAACCCTAATAAACATCAAATATTTATTGTAAATATTTCAGGAAGAGGTGACAAAGATATGGATACTGTTAAAAAATTTTTAAAAAATAGAGTAAACATATATGATAGATCGTTATAA
- the trpCF gene encoding bifunctional indole-3-glycerol-phosphate synthase TrpC/phosphoribosylanthranilate isomerase TrpF, with product MLKNILKQIISDKLDWIKYKKKTMPLSSFQHNITQSNRNFYEALKKNHPAFIFEFKKKSPSLGELNNFHPEFVANIYKKYASAISVLTDEKYFNGKFEFIPIIKNIAIHQPILCKDFFIDPYQIYLARYYQADAILLILSILTDFQYNFLRNLAISLKMNVLTEIKNQEELNRAIDLNAYIIGINNRNLSDFSISITNTCKLASKIPKNIISISESGITNYHQIRKLQSIVHGFLIGSSLMKSSNLENTIRKIIIGRNKICGLTNLKDLKISKKYGAIYAGFIFCKSSPRYIDPDVATNISHFVHIKYIGVFCDENIEVIINIIKKIQFYAIQLHGNENQKYINSLKKKISPSIKIWKAIPWTKIHVDKKFSFKNINKYVCDNVKSIQTTPFNWSLLKNKNLKDIFLAGGLNIYNCILASQIGCFGLDFNSGLEISPGIKDKSKIKLLFRSLRQHTIIPQTKF from the coding sequence ATTTTGAAAAATATATTGAAACAAATAATATCAGACAAATTAGATTGGATAAAGTATAAAAAAAAAACCATGCCATTATCTTCTTTTCAACATAATATAACGCAGTCAAATCGAAATTTTTATGAAGCATTAAAAAAAAATCATCCTGCTTTTATATTTGAATTCAAAAAAAAATCACCTTCTTTAGGAGAACTTAATAACTTCCATCCAGAATTTGTAGCTAACATATATAAAAAATATGCTTCTGCTATATCAGTCTTGACAGATGAAAAATATTTTAATGGAAAATTTGAATTTATACCTATTATTAAAAACATAGCTATACATCAACCTATTTTATGCAAAGATTTTTTTATCGATCCGTATCAAATTTATCTAGCAAGATATTATCAAGCTGATGCTATATTATTAATATTGTCTATCTTAACTGATTTTCAATATAATTTTCTTAGAAATCTAGCAATTTCTTTAAAAATGAATGTATTGACTGAGATTAAAAATCAAGAAGAATTGAACCGAGCTATTGATTTAAATGCATATATTATTGGAATTAATAATCGAAATTTAAGTGATTTTTCTATTTCAATTACAAATACATGTAAATTAGCATCTAAAATTCCAAAAAATATAATTTCTATTAGCGAATCTGGAATAACGAATTATCATCAAATAAGAAAATTACAATCTATAGTACATGGATTTCTAATTGGATCATCTTTAATGAAAAGTTCAAATTTGGAAAATACTATTCGAAAAATAATAATAGGACGTAATAAAATTTGTGGACTAACCAACTTAAAAGACCTCAAGATATCAAAAAAATATGGAGCAATATATGCAGGTTTCATTTTTTGTAAATCATCTCCAAGATATATCGATCCTGATGTAGCTACAAATATAAGTCATTTCGTACATATAAAATATATAGGAGTGTTTTGTGATGAAAACATAGAAGTGATTATAAATATAATAAAAAAAATTCAATTTTATGCCATTCAATTACATGGAAATGAAAATCAAAAATATATTAATAGTTTAAAGAAAAAAATATCCCCAAGTATAAAAATTTGGAAAGCAATTCCTTGGACAAAAATTCATGTTGATAAAAAATTTTCTTTTAAAAACATAAATAAATATGTTTGTGATAATGTAAAAAGTATTCAAACAACACCATTTAATTGGTCTTTACTAAAAAATAAAAATTTAAAAGATATTTTTTTAGCTGGAGGACTGAATATTTATAATTGTATTTTAGCATCACAAATAGGTTGTTTTGGACTTGATTTTAATTCTGGATTAGAAATTTCCCCTGGAATAAAAGATAAAAGTAAAATAAAATTATTATTTCGTTCTTTAAGACAACATACAATAATTCCTCAAACTAAATTTTAA
- the trpD gene encoding anthranilate phosphoribosyltransferase, whose amino-acid sequence MQILLNKIYKGKKLTEIEAYKVFNSIIMGKVNNIQLSAILIALKIKNESEDEIIGATRAFLEHMKPFSKPNYIFSDIVGTGGDLSNTINISTASSFVGATCGLKVIKHCNTHISSKSGSYDLLKEFDININISEHKSKEMLDKLNICFLFAPQYHISFKNIMLVRKILKIKTLFNILGPLLNPSRPPLSIIGVYDYKLMIPIANILKKLNTIHAMIVCSNYTDEVTLHSFTNVVELYNSKIISYTLCPDDFGVKYHNKNTIIGGTPKENYEIIKNVFQGKGPIAVAETIAVNVAMLLKLFGNKNLKKNTKYALEVIHSGKVYETISNLSKF is encoded by the coding sequence ATGCAAATTTTACTAAATAAAATTTACAAAGGTAAAAAACTAACTGAAATAGAAGCATATAAAGTATTCAATTCTATAATCATGGGAAAAGTTAATAACATACAGTTATCTGCAATTTTAATAGCTTTAAAAATTAAGAATGAATCTGAAGATGAAATAATAGGAGCTACACGTGCTTTTTTGGAGCATATGAAACCATTTTCTAAACCAAATTATATATTTTCTGATATCGTAGGAACTGGAGGAGATTTAAGTAATACTATAAATATATCTACTGCTAGCTCTTTTGTTGGTGCAACATGTGGATTGAAGGTTATAAAACATTGCAATACTCATATATCTAGTAAATCTGGTTCATATGACTTATTAAAAGAATTCGATATTAACATAAATATATCAGAACATAAATCGAAAGAAATGTTAGATAAACTAAATATTTGTTTTTTATTTGCTCCTCAATATCATATCAGTTTCAAAAATATTATGTTAGTACGTAAAATTTTAAAAATTAAAACATTATTTAATATACTTGGTCCTTTACTAAATCCATCCCGACCACCTTTATCTATTATAGGTGTATATGATTATAAACTTATGATCCCTATAGCAAATATACTGAAAAAATTAAATACTATTCATGCAATGATAGTATGTAGTAATTATACAGATGAAGTTACTTTGCATAGTTTTACAAATGTTGTTGAATTGTATAATTCTAAAATTATCTCATATACACTATGTCCAGATGATTTTGGAGTAAAATATCACAATAAAAATACTATTATCGGAGGAACACCAAAAGAAAATTACGAAATAATAAAAAATGTGTTCCAAGGAAAAGGCCCTATAGCAGTCGCAGAAACTATAGCTGTTAATGTAGCTATGTTGCTTAAATTATTTGGAAATAAAAATTTAAAAAAAAATACAAAATATGCGTTAGAAGTTATTCATAGTGGAAAAGTATATGAAACTATTTCTAATCTTTCTAAATTTTAG
- a CDS encoding DMT family transporter — MKKTIIISLFIMVSLTWSTTFIAMKIAINTIPPLFVTGMRFLLASFLLIYLCYYTNTTLFFPKGKNNFQIIICIFYFSIPFSLMLYGSNYISSIIASVIFSNMPIMILSFSFLFFKKKMYFLQRIGLILSIFILSIILLKEIQLGNKNTIDGIIALILAMICHSTIYLYAKKKYFDISILTFNALPSFFSGIALLLTSNIIEKPILSNFSIMSILAVLYLSYFSGVFGILSYFYLQKKLSSFHASIVFFIFPLITIILEKFFYGNIIKIDQFKLIIILMSSIFLTLIPLNYKK; from the coding sequence ATGAAAAAGACAATTATAATATCTCTTTTTATAATGGTTTCACTAACTTGGAGCACTACTTTTATAGCTATGAAAATTGCTATAAATACTATTCCTCCTTTATTTGTAACAGGTATGAGATTTTTGTTAGCATCATTTTTATTAATATATTTATGTTATTACACTAACACTACATTATTTTTTCCAAAAGGAAAAAATAACTTTCAAATAATTATATGTATATTTTATTTTTCTATTCCTTTTTCACTAATGTTATATGGAAGTAATTATATTAGTTCTATCATTGCATCTGTTATATTTTCCAATATGCCAATAATGATATTATCTTTTTCATTTTTGTTTTTTAAAAAAAAAATGTATTTTTTACAGCGTATAGGATTAATATTATCTATTTTTATTTTGTCAATAATTTTGTTAAAAGAAATACAATTAGGTAATAAAAACACTATAGACGGAATAATAGCATTAATATTAGCCATGATTTGTCATTCAACAATATATTTGTATGCTAAAAAAAAATATTTTGACATATCTATATTAACTTTTAATGCTCTTCCTTCGTTTTTTTCTGGTATTGCTTTGCTATTAACATCAAATATAATTGAAAAACCTATTTTAAGTAATTTTTCTATCATGTCTATTTTAGCAGTTTTATATTTAAGCTACTTTTCAGGAGTTTTTGGTATTTTGTCATATTTTTATTTACAAAAAAAATTGAGTTCTTTTCATGCTTCTATTGTTTTTTTTATCTTTCCATTAATAACTATAATTTTAGAAAAGTTTTTTTATGGAAATATTATAAAAATAGATCAATTTAAATTGATAATAATTTTAATGAGTAGTATATTTTTAACTCTAATTCCTCTTAATTATAAAAAATAA